From a single Cinclus cinclus chromosome 16, bCinCin1.1, whole genome shotgun sequence genomic region:
- the LOC134050458 gene encoding ERI1 exoribonuclease 2-like has translation MTTKRLARRLGLARSSARARSGARAGAGQRFAFLIVLDFEATCWGDRGQRGPEISECTELSLGRVSICVFLVLCSS, from the exons ATGACCACCAAGCGCCTGGCCAg GCGGCTGGGGCTGGCGCGGAGCAGCGCTCGGGCGCGGAGCGGGGcgcgggcgggcgcggggcAGCGCTTCGCCTTCCTGATCGTCCTGGACTTCGAGGCCACGTGCTGGGGGGACCGGGGGCAGCGCGGCCCCGAGATCAGTGAGTGCACCGAGCTGTCTTTGGGCCGTGTGTCGATATGTGTCTTCCTTGTATTATGTTCCTCTTAA
- the LOC134050457 gene encoding ERI1 exoribonuclease 2-like, translating into MYVQPQEHPILSEFCTELTGIAQNQVDEGVPLNICLSQFLKWIQKIQKEKKIIFSTDSQSNCTSEAKACAFVTWTDWDLSVCLHYECRRKQLHKPDILNSWIDLKATYRAFYNRKPKGLNGALQDLGIAFEGREHSGLDDSRNTARLAWRLICDGCVLKITKSLDKAHQKSNLISRTLIVNVTDKTPLGSKSRPETSRDGTSETKSLAGNKHNNIAGNKINSNAQTGEQQITCTDPSADVRVVPSSSSRTEYQAQSHSSSAASTDRFPVPLGLAQPCPSPASTGIQQGLRVGQPLRTARPSLPVQGSGLVLVSTTIPSVTLSSGDISTSSECLSLLTDWEDVALIPESQYEQNSDSVQLKDDSSTDCLTVFEEETISKQLAVTSSDSQSLEETAASTEPLRSVVYKSPDTTVYNIETVQRQTSKFSAFKLPSAKGNAVSAQSALTENYSTPLKALKRKPTSPKICPPAKKQSFDIYEEKTSSFDHSLPLRSSNLGKIPPVVLNSTVNLNESVRAVRNGKSTPPLCNCGRRAKKLCVSNAGPNHGRAFFCCPVGKQGDDKKSCGYFKWEDVLLKEKSNGLTFNADALTSLGNVTSNTENPSYKKYLCLRPSMRT; encoded by the exons ATGTATGTCCAGCCCCAGGAGCATCCTATTCTCTCTGAATTCTGTACAGAACTAACTGGCATAGCACAG AATCAAGTTGACGAAGGGGTGCCTCTAAATATTTGCTTATCACAGTTTTTGAAATGGATTCAAAAGAtacaaaaggagaagaaaattatattcagtACAGATAGTCAAAGTAATTGTACTTCAGAAGCAAAAGCGTGTGCCTTTGTTACTTGGACAG ACTGGGACCTGAGTGTGTGTTTGCACTACGAGTGTAGAAGGAAGCAGCTGCACAAACCTGACATCCTGAATTCCTGGATTGATCTCAAAGCGACATACAGG GCCTTCTATAACAGAAAGCCCAAAGGACTAAATGGAGCTTTGCAGGATTTGGGGATAGCTTTTGAAGGACGGGAACATTCTG GGTTGGATGATTCCCGGAATACTGCTCGTCTTGCTTGGAGGCTGATCTGTGATGGATGTGTGCTGAAAATTACTAAGTCTTTGGATAAG GCACATCAGAAGAGTAATTTAATTTCCAGAACACTGATTGTAAACGTCACTGACAAGACTCCACTGGGAAGTAAGAGCAGACCTGAAACATCTAGAGATGGAACTAGTGAAACAAAATCTCTGGCTGGGAACAAACACAACAATATTGCTGGAAACAAGATAAATTCTAATGCACAGACTGGGGAACAGCAGATCACTTGCActgatccctctgcagatgTCCGAGTTGtacccagcagcagctcaaggACTGAATACCAGGCTCAATCCcacagctcttcagcagcatCTACTGACAGGTTTCCTGTTCCTCTGGGTCTGGCACAGCCATGTCCCAGTCCTGCATCAACAGGCATCCAGCAGGGATTGAGAGTTGGGCAGCCTCTGAGAACAGCCAGGCCCAGTCTCCCAGTACAGGGATCAGGGCTGGTGCTTGTCTCCACCACCATCCCCTCAGTTACTCTCTCCAGTGGGGACATCAGCACCAGTTCTGAGTGCTTGTCTCTGCTGACAGACTGGGAAGATGTTGCTTTGATACCAGAATCTCAATATGAACAAAATTCAGACTCTGTTCAGCTCAAGGATGACTCAAGTACAGATTGTCTAACAGTATTTGAAGAAGAAACTATTTCAAAACAATTGGCTGTGACAAGTTCAGATAGTCAGAGTCTGGAGGAAACTGCAGCATCTACGGAACCTCTGAGGTCTGTTGTTTACAAAAGTCCTGATACTACAGTCTATAATATAGAGACAGTACAAAGGCAGACTTcaaaattttcagcttttaaattaCCATCTGCAAAGGGAAATGCTGTTTCAGCACAATCAGCAttaactgaaaattattctaCTCCTTTAAAGGCtcttaaaagaaaaccaactaGTCCAAAGATATGCCCACCAGCAAAAAAGCAGTCTTTTGATATATATGAAGAGAAAACGTCATCTTTTGATCACTCTTTACCTTTGAGAAGTTCAAATTTAGGCAAAATACCTCCTGTTGTTCTAAACTCCACAGTCAATTTGAATGAGTCTGTAAGAGCTGTGAGAAATGGAAAATCAACTCCCCCTCTGTGTAACTGCGGCCGAAGAGCCAAAAAACTCTGTGTGTCAAATGCTGGCCCAAATCATGGCAGAGCATTTTTTTGTTGTCCTGTTGGCAAGCAAGGAGATGATAAGAAAAGCTGTGGATATTTCAAGTGGGAAGATGTGcttctgaaagagaaatctAATGGTCTCACCTTTAATGCAGATGCTTTGACCTCTCTTGGAAATGTTACTAGTAATACAGAAAATCCCTCCTACAAAAAGTATCTGTGTCTTAGACCCTCTATGAGAACTTGA